In a single window of the Vicugna pacos chromosome 8, VicPac4, whole genome shotgun sequence genome:
- the TSPYL1 gene encoding testis-specific Y-encoded-like protein 1 has translation MAETGEGSLEIVALPPPQLPEERGAPRDAPPDPGCDRPPQIRGSGDGGDVATPAGREEAPPPREVLEAVSVSLATDGSLRNGGQRVERRGQGGEEALETCVAERLGCEVMAEAKTEEGRVSSVAVDEEAAGKERAKEEEGVEQEMQVEENPVGEEIEMVENRLVEEEEEAAARHRPLHMNLRMNPLEAIQLELDTVNAQADRAFQQLEHKFGRMRRHYLERRNYIIQNIPGFWVTAFRNHPQLSPMIRGQDAEMLRYITNLEVKELRHPRTGCKFKFFFRRNPYFRNKLIVKEYEVRASGRVVSLSTPIIWRRGHEPQSFIRRNQEVVCNFFTWFSDHSVPESDRIAEIIKEDLWPNPLQYYLLREGARRARRRPIREPVEIPRPFGFQSG, from the coding sequence ATGGCGGAGACGGGTGAGGGGAGCTTGGAGATCGTCGCGCTCCCACCGCCTCAGCTACCAGAGGAGCGGGGCGCGCCTCGCGATGCTCCCCCGGATCCGGGCTGTGATCGTCCACCCCAGATCCGAGGCAGTGGGGATGGCGGCGACGTAGCAACCCCAGCCGGGCGAGAGGAGGCCCCGCCTCCCAGGGAGGTCCTGGAAGCGGTGTCTGTGTCCCTGGCAACGGACGGCAGCCTGAGAAACGGCGGTCAGCGGGTAGAGCGGCGCggccagggtggggaggaggcgctGGAAACCTGTGTCGCAGAGAGGTTGGGGTGTGAGGTGATGGCGGAGGCGAAGACTGAAGAGGGCCGGGTCTCTTCAGTCGCAGTGGATGAAGAGGCGGCGGGGAAGGAAAGGgcgaaggaggaggagggagtggagCAGGAGATGCAGGTGGAGGAGAACCCAGTGggtgaagaaatagaaatggtGGAGAACAGACTggtcgaggaggaggaggaggcggcggccaGGCACCGGCCCCTGCACATGAATCTCCGCATGAACCCGCTGGAGGCCATCCAGCTAGAACTGGACACTGTGAACGCTCAGGCTGACCGGGCCTTTCAGCAGCTGGAGCACAAGTTCGGGCGCATGCGTCGACACTACCTGGAGCGGAGGAACTACATCATTCAGAATATCCCGGGCTTCTGGGTCACCGCCTTTCGGAACCACCCCCAGTTATCCCCCATGATTAGGGGCCAAGATGCAGAGATGTTGAGATACATAACCAATTTGGAGGTGAAGGAGCTCAGACACCCTCGAACAGGCTGCAAGTTCAAGTTCTTCTTTAGAAGAAACCCCTACTTCCGAAACAAGCTGATTGTCAAGGAATATGAGGTCAGAGCCTCTGGCCGAGTGGTGTCTCTCTCCACTCCGATTATATGGCGCAGGGGCCATGAACCACAGTCCTTCATTCGCAGGAACCAAGAAGTCGTCtgcaatttcttcacctggtttTCAGACCACAGCGTTCCAGAGTCTGACAGGATTGCTGAGATTATCAAAGAAGACCTGTGGCCAAATCCACTACAGTACTATCTGCTACGTGAAGGAGCCCGTAGAGCCAGACGTCGCCCAATAAGGGAGCCAGTGGAGATCCCGAGGCCCTTTGGGTTCCAGTCTGGTTAA